In Ascaphus truei isolate aAscTru1 chromosome 21, aAscTru1.hap1, whole genome shotgun sequence, one DNA window encodes the following:
- the LOC142472029 gene encoding torsin-1A-like, producing the protein MRSVSRKSPAVFPCSAPPMAPAALEGIPKPQAGKLLRLVILALLSGPVVSLEPFSVGIAIATASALTGMLSYPRFYCGRLVECCEEERPLNGTALRHALDQNLFGQHLVKEVIFRALTGFMSNQNPRKPLTLSLHGWTGTGKNLVSKIIVEHVYDMGMSSKFVHLFISTAHFPHDDLVPLYKDQLQSWIRGNVTQCARSIFIFDEMDKMRPGLINAIKPFLDYYDHIDGISYRKAIFIFLSNAGGDLITGVVLDFWRRGKSREDLQLKDVDSVLSVGVYNNKNSGFWHSNLINKNLVDYFVPFLPLEFRHVKMCVAAELRHRGFMVDDELVEKVSKEMTYFPKEEMLFSDKGCKTVSAKLDLVL; encoded by the exons atgcgcagtgtatcgCGGAAGTCACCGGCTGTGTTCCCGTGCTCCGCTCCCCCCATGGCTCCCGCGGCACTGGAGGGGATACCGAAGCCCCAGGCGGGGAAGCTTCTCCGGCTCGTGATCCTGGCTCTGCTCTCCGGTCCGGTCGTATCATTGGAGCCCTTCAGTGTAGGGATCGCTATCGCCACCGCCTCGGCGCTCACCGGCATGCTGTCCTACCCGCGCTTCTACTGCGGCCGCCTGGTGGAGTGCTGCGAGGAGGAGAGGCCGCTCAACGGGACCG CCCTGCGGCACGCTCTGGATCAGAATCTTTTTGGGCAGCACCTGGTCAAAGAAGTGATTTTTCGGGCACTGACCGGATTCATGAGCAATCAAAACCCCAGGAAGCCGCTGACCCTGTCCCTGCATGGCTGGACCGGCACCGGAAAGAACCTGGTCAGCAAAATCATTGTGGAGCACGTGTACGACATGGGAATGAGTAGCAAATTCGTCCATCTCTTTATATCGACTGCCCATTTCCCACACGACGACCTGGTCCCCTTATACAAG GACCAGCTGCAGTCATGGATTCGAGGGAACGTCACGCAGTGCGCACGCTCTATATTTATCTTTGATGAAATGGACAAGATGCGCCCCGGACTTATCAATGCGATCAAGCCGTTTCTGGATTATTACGACCATATAGACGGCATATCCTATCGCAAAGCCATCTTCATCTTCCTCAG CAATGCAGGGGGGGATCTCATTACCGGCGTAGTGCTGGATTTCTGGAGACGAGGGAAGAGTAGAGAGGATTTGCAGCTAAAGGATGTGGACAGTGTGCTTTCTGTGGGGGTGTACAACAACAAGAACA GTGGCTTTTGGCACAGCAACCTCATAAACAAGAACCTGGTTGATTACTTTGTGCCGTTCCTGCCGCTGGAGTTCAGGCACGTGAAGATGTGCGTGGCGGCGGAGCTCAGACACCGCGGGTTCATGGTAGACGATGAGCTGGTGGAGAAAGTGTCCAAAGAGATGACGT